The Bdellovibrionales bacterium genome segment GCTGGTTCGTTTGGATATCGTATATTTTCACTCTTTTATTGGGCCTCACAATCTATCTCGGAGCCGATGAGATTTTTAATATTCTCCCCATGATTTTTTTGGGAACGATTTGCTGGATACCTTTGTTGCGCAACAGTTACCAGCGTATGATTCAATACATTGCTTTGAGCCTCATGGCCTTCATTTTTTTTGGATGGTCCTTGATGCATTTGGGTCGACTGCTCATGCTCGGCTCAGGTCCATATATTGTTCTTTATCTTTACTTACTCACTGAAATTAGTGAAAACGTTTCACTCTCCTCAGGTCGATTTTTTGGAAAAATAAAGCCCTTTGCGACAATATCTCCTCGGTTGACACTAGAGGGAGTGCTTATTTCTTTGATGGTCACTCTGCTCGTCGCTTGGGGTATGCGTCATCTTCTTCCCGACCGAAGTGAACGATTCTGGATTGCAGCGGGACTCGCTGCGGCGGTTCTCGGTCGCTTTGGTGATCTTTTTCTCTCGGTGATTCGCCGCGACTTGGGCATTAGAGATACGGGTGTTTTCATTATTGGACGTGGAGATATACTCGCGAGGGTAGATAAACTGATTTTCGTCGGGCCAATTTACTATTACCTCTATATCTTTCTTCAAAGATTCCCTCATCCATGACCAAACGAAACTGGAATTGGAACTACGAAAATGAACAATGGACGCAACTGCCCAGTCACCTCAAGCATTTGCCTCTTTTCACCCGCCATTTTGACTTTACCAGTCTGATATTTAGGGCACTTTGGGGTTTTTTTCTAAAGGCTCTGGCCTTTCGTTTTTGGATCCGTCTCGAGGTAAAGGGAGATTTCCACAAGATTTACCAAGAACACCGGCGCCTCTTGGTGATTTCCAATCACGCGAGCCACCTTGATGCAGTATCGATCGCTGCGGCAGTACCATTCAAATACTGGCTTGATCTCTATATCTCGGCGGCCAAGGACTATTGGTTTGCAAATCCTGTTTTTACTTTTTTCTCCAAGCACTGCCTGGGAGCAATTCCGATCGATCGAAAGGATCGCAAAGGCGAGGCCCTCAAACTTTGCACAAATCTGTTGAACCGACTCGATCGAATTTGGCTGCTGCTCTTTCCCGAAGGCACGCGATCTCCTGATGGCTATATCCAAGATTTCAAACGTGGAGTCTCCGTCTTCTCTGAAAGAACAAAAACTCCCATTCTATTTCTCTACCTCGAAGGAAATGCCACCTTGATGCCAAAGGGAGCCGCCCTCCCTCGCCCCGGAAAACTCGTGGTCCACATTGGCCCCGTGCACCCTCCTGCGCCGATTCAGGAGATTGATGAAGACTACCGAAAGTGGGTGCTCGAAATCAACCCCAACGCTTACGGTCCAAACTCGAGTGCAGAGGAACCTCATTTTACAACCGAGGGCATTGCTAGCGGCACTCCTGATTCCGAAAAATGAGAACTCGAGAATTGAAACTCGTCAGAACTTGATCCCAGGCTCCGTTTGCGTATACTGTAAGACCTTGCACTTGTGGACGAGCCTCTCTTGCGAGGAGAAGTTATCTCTTACAACCTCTTAAACGAAAGATGATTTCAAATGGGCAGAAAGACAAACGACTTTGTTCTTCACATCGCCACGTCTAATGGAAGTGGAAGTCAGAGCTCCAACAATACTTTGGTGAGAACACTCTTTCGTATGGGCATTCCCGTAACAGGAAAAAACCTCTTCCCTTCGAACATTTCTGGACTTCCCACGTGGTTTACGATCCGCGCAAACCCGGAGGGTTTCACCGCCCGACGTGAAGAGAGTGACATCGTCATCGCTATGAATCCAAGCACAGCATTGGAGGACCAAAAAAGTGTCATGTCAGGTGGCCATTTTTTTCTCAATGATGAGATTCAGTTTCCTGAATCTCTGCGACGACAAGACATTAATTTTATCAGTATCCCTTTTAAAAAAATTGTTGAGCCAATCACTGATTCAGGAAAGCTCAAAAAACTTCTTGTCAACATGATCTATGTTGGTGTTCTCGCCGAGCTTCTTGAGCTTGATCCCCAGGTTCTACACAATGTCGTGAACACTCTTTTCTCGGACAAAGCTGAAGTTATCGAGCTCAATACCAAATCAATTTCTGCCGGAATAAATTGGGCCAAAGAAAATTTGCAAATAAATGAATTCCCGATCAAAGCCAGAATTGTTCCTGGAGGCAACGAGAATAAAATTTTAATAGATGGAAATTCTGCCTCAGCACTGGGATGGTTATTCGGAGGCTGCACAGTGGCAGCATGGTATCCCATCACGCCGTCCTCCTCCCTGGTTGAAACCTTTCAAAAATATGCGCACAAATACCGGACAAGTGAAAATGGAAATAGACGAGCCGCCATCATTCAAGCCGAAGATGAATTGGCCTCGATATCTATGGTTCTTGGTGCTGGATGGGCAGGCGCTCGTGCCGTCACTGCGACCTCAGGTCCTGGGCTTTCGTTGATGTCTGAAGCCGCAGGTCTTGCCTACTTTGCAGAAATTCCATCAGTTATTTGGAACGTACAGCGAGGGGGACCTTCTACAGGATTGCCAACACGCACCCAACAGGCCGACCTCTCGTCGGCTCAAAACCTTTCTCATGGAGACACCCAACACATCGTCCTTTTACCCGCTAATCCAAGTGAGTGTTTTGAATTTGGACAAACTGTGTTCGATCTGGCTGAGCGCTTGCAAACTCTTGTTATTGTCTTGAGTGATTTGGATTTGG includes the following:
- a CDS encoding phosphatidate cytidylyltransferase; this translates as MSHTSLFDHRLYFETGLLIIGLISILGIVLFFLRKKSTHFRAGWASVKSWFFLAPLILLVLALPSPWPLLALTLVSISSIKVFFQMSGMYHRSWFVWISYIFTLLLGLTIYLGADEIFNILPMIFLGTICWIPLLRNSYQRMIQYIALSLMAFIFFGWSLMHLGRLLMLGSGPYIVLYLYLLTEISENVSLSSGRFFGKIKPFATISPRLTLEGVLISLMVTLLVAWGMRHLLPDRSERFWIAAGLAAAVLGRFGDLFLSVIRRDLGIRDTGVFIIGRGDILARVDKLIFVGPIYYYLYIFLQRFPHP
- a CDS encoding 1-acyl-sn-glycerol-3-phosphate acyltransferase; the encoded protein is MTKRNWNWNYENEQWTQLPSHLKHLPLFTRHFDFTSLIFRALWGFFLKALAFRFWIRLEVKGDFHKIYQEHRRLLVISNHASHLDAVSIAAAVPFKYWLDLYISAAKDYWFANPVFTFFSKHCLGAIPIDRKDRKGEALKLCTNLLNRLDRIWLLLFPEGTRSPDGYIQDFKRGVSVFSERTKTPILFLYLEGNATLMPKGAALPRPGKLVVHIGPVHPPAPIQEIDEDYRKWVLEINPNAYGPNSSAEEPHFTTEGIASGTPDSEK
- a CDS encoding 2-oxoacid:acceptor oxidoreductase subunit alpha; this translates as MGRKTNDFVLHIATSNGSGSQSSNNTLVRTLFRMGIPVTGKNLFPSNISGLPTWFTIRANPEGFTARREESDIVIAMNPSTALEDQKSVMSGGHFFLNDEIQFPESLRRQDINFISIPFKKIVEPITDSGKLKKLLVNMIYVGVLAELLELDPQVLHNVVNTLFSDKAEVIELNTKSISAGINWAKENLQINEFPIKARIVPGGNENKILIDGNSASALGWLFGGCTVAAWYPITPSSSLVETFQKYAHKYRTSENGNRRAAIIQAEDELASISMVLGAGWAGARAVTATSGPGLSLMSEAAGLAYFAEIPSVIWNVQRGGPSTGLPTRTQQADLSSAQNLSHGDTQHIVLLPANPSECFEFGQTVFDLAERLQTLVIVLSDLDLGMNLWVSDEFNYPQKPYDRGKVLSQADLDRLGTFARYRDIDGDGIPQRTLPGTHHPLAAYFTRGTGHDEKSNYSENPQVYAAMLDRLKAKFETAKSLVPNPVIDKDPIAQVSLIAFGSTDFAVPEVRRLLKERQTPTNYLRLRALPMSEDVEKFLAESKRVYIIEQNRDGQLARLIREQWPQHHHKLNSVLQYDGMPITPLKVFNQIAQSENQL